A section of the Engystomops pustulosus chromosome 3, aEngPut4.maternal, whole genome shotgun sequence genome encodes:
- the DHX36 gene encoding ATP-dependent DNA/RNA helicase DHX36 isoform X2: MSYEQRKGWGRGGRGRGSSYHNEAGSSRESGEGVRERPPPHLRGRAIGLWYARRQGPKSREKERLERAVVRMDESREQQITRLLNSVQAQSKAVKQEPSSEESWWASENERNSVVPQIKLPEDMVKDSWDDDEDDNDAAVAEEKLSESCYGENRVNAALDRRLKEELREKRTDRRYLDMQRFREKLPSYNMKEEIIKMTQGNQVTVISGETGCGKTTQVTQFILDDYINRGKGSACHIVCTQPRRISAISVAERVAAERAEPCGRGQSTGYQIRLESQLPRKQGSILYCTTGIVLQWLQSDQQLSGVSHIVLDEVHERNLQSDMLMAIVKDLLKCRADLKVILMSATLNAEKFSQYFDGCPMLHIPGLTFPVKEYLLEDVYEMVKFCPEESGCRPPSNRRFMQGRNIRPEKAEKEEIYRERFPEYLRRLQGKYSESTIHAIQYTDDEKVNLQLIVELIRHIVLKGEDGAILVFLPGWDNISTLNDLLMAQVMFKSDRFIIIPLHSLMPTVNQTQVFKTPPPGVRKIVIATNIAETSITIDDVVHVIDGGKLKETNYDTQNKIRTMTAEWVSHANAKQRKGRAGRVKPGYCYHLYNKLRESLLDDYQLPEIVRTPLEELCLQIKILKLGGIASFLQKVMDPPKREAIILAITHLQEMNALDKREELTPLGFHLARLPVEPHIGKMILFGALFCCLDPVLTIAASLSFKDPFIIPLGKEKLADSKRKELSQNTKSDHFTALNAYLGWEKAKHWGPRAEREYCWDYFLSANTLKMLGDMKGQFAEHLLGAGFVGSSYSKDPKSNINSG; the protein is encoded by the exons ATGAGTTATGAGCAGCGCAAGGGATGGGGCCGCGGAGGACGGGGCCGGGGGTCCTCTTACCACAATGAAGCCGGTTCTTCCCGGGAGTCCGGAGAAGGTGTGAGGGAAAGACCTCCGCCGCACCTGAGAGGGAGGGCCATAGGGCTGTGGTACGCCCGGAGACAGGGCCCCAAGAGCAGAGAGAAGGAGAGGCTGGAG AGGGCTGTGGTGCGGATGGATGAATCCAGAGAGCAGCAGATCACACGACTTCTGAACTCTGTTCAAGCACAAAGTAAAGCAGTGAAGCAGGAGCCGTCCTCAGAAGAGTCCTGGTGGGCTAGTGAAAATGAAAG AAATAGTGTTGTCCCTCAAATCAAACTACCAGAAGACATGGTGAAAGATTCCTGGGATGACGATGAAGACGACAACGATGCTGCTGTCGCTGAAGAGAAATTATCTGAATCCTGCTATGGTGAAAATAGAGTCAATGCAGCCTTGGACCGACGACTTAAAGAAGAGCTCCGAGAGAAGAGGACAGATCGCAGATACCTTGATATGCAG AGATTTCGTGAGAAGTTGCCTTCATACAACATGAAAGAG GAGATCATTAAAATGACACAAGGCAATCAAGTGACAGTGATAAGTGGAGAGACCGGCTGCGGGAAGACCACACAAGTAACTCAGTTTATTCTGGATGACTACATCAACAGAGGGAAAGGTTCTGCTTGTCACATTGTGTGCACTCAGCCCAGAAGAATCAGCGCCATTTCT GTAGCAGAACGTGTGGCTGCAGAGCGAGCTGAACCGTGCGGCAGGGGACAGAGCACAGGTTACCAAATACGTCTTGAAAG TCAGTTGCCACGGAAACAAGGCTCTATTTTGTACTGTACAACCGGCATAGTCCTTCAGTGGCTTCAGTCAGATCA ACAGTTGTCCGGTGTCAGCCATATTGTGTTGGATGAAGTCCACGAAAGGAACTTGCAATCTGATATGCTTATGGCAATAGTAAAAGATCTTCTCAAGTGCCGTGCAGATCTGAAGGTCATATTGATGAGCGCTACACTGAACGCTGAAAAGTTTTCTCAGTATTTTG ATGGCTGTCCCATGCTGCATATTCCTGGCTTAACCTTCCCTGTTAAAGAGTATCTCCTGGAGGATGTGTATGAAATGGTaaa ATTTTGTCCTGAGGAAAGTGGTTGCAGACCGCCTTCGAATAGACGATTCATGCAGGGACGTAACATTCGCCCAGAAAAGGCTGAAAAAGAAGAGATCTACAGGGAGCGCTTCCCAGAATATCTGCGCCGACTTCAAGGAAA ATATTCTGAAAGTACGATACATGCCATACAGTATACGGATGATGAAAAAGTTAACCTTCAACTTATAGTTGAGCTCATCAGACATATTGTTTTGAAGGGggag GATGGCGCAATCTTAGTTTTCCTTCCAGGCTGGGATAACATTAGCACACTCAATGATTTACTGATGGCACAAGTCATGTTCAAGTCGG ATCGGTTCATTATTATCCCTTTACATTCCCTGATGCCAACTGTTAATCAAACACAG GTTTTCAAGACTCCTCCTCCTGGTGTCCGGAAAATTGTAATAGCAACCAACATTGCAGAGACCAG TATTACCATAGATGATGTGGTACATGTCATAGATGGAGGCAAATTAAAGGAGACCAACTATGACACCCAAAATAAAATCCGCACCATGACGGCTGAGTGGGTTAGCCATGCAAATGCCAAGCAGAGGAAAGGACGAGCTGGCAG AGTAAAACCAGGGTACTGCTATCATCTGTACAACAAGCTGAGGGAAAGTCTGCTGGATGATTATCAGCTGCCAGAAATAGTTCGGACGCCGCTGGAAGAACTCTGCCTTCAGATAAAG ATTCTAAAACTGGGAGGTATCGCCTCTTTTCTTCAGAAAGTGATGGACCCACCAAAAAGGGAAGCGATAATCCTAGCAATAACTCATCTTCAGGAAATG AATGCCCTTGATAAGCGCGAGGAGTTGACACCACTTGGCTTTCACTTGGCACGCCTGCCAGTGGAGCCACATATTGGCAAGATGATTCTCTTTGGTGCTCTGTTCTGCTGTTTGGATCCAGTGTTAACAATTGCAGCAAGTCTCAGCTTCAAGGACCCTTTTATTATTCCTTTG GGAAAGGAGAAACTTGCAGATTCCAAAAGAAAGGAGTTGTCACAGAATACGAAAAGTGACCATTTCACTGCTCTGAATGCATATTTG GGCTGGGAGAAAGCAAAGCATTGGGGACCAAGAGCAGAACGGGAGTATTGCTGGGACTACTTTTTGTCTGCCAACACCCTAAAG ATGTTGGGAGACATGAAGGGGCAGTTTGCTGAACATCTGCTAGGAGCTGGCTTTGTGGGTAGCAGTTACTCCAAAGATCCTAAATCCAACATCAATTCAG GGTAA
- the DHX36 gene encoding ATP-dependent DNA/RNA helicase DHX36 isoform X1, whose translation MSYEQRKGWGRGGRGRGSSYHNEAGSSRESGEGVRERPPPHLRGRAIGLWYARRQGPKSREKERLERAVVRMDESREQQITRLLNSVQAQSKAVKQEPSSEESWWASENERNSVVPQIKLPEDMVKDSWDDDEDDNDAAVAEEKLSESCYGENRVNAALDRRLKEELREKRTDRRYLDMQRFREKLPSYNMKEEIIKMTQGNQVTVISGETGCGKTTQVTQFILDDYINRGKGSACHIVCTQPRRISAISVAERVAAERAEPCGRGQSTGYQIRLESQLPRKQGSILYCTTGIVLQWLQSDQQLSGVSHIVLDEVHERNLQSDMLMAIVKDLLKCRADLKVILMSATLNAEKFSQYFDGCPMLHIPGLTFPVKEYLLEDVYEMVKFCPEESGCRPPSNRRFMQGRNIRPEKAEKEEIYRERFPEYLRRLQGKYSESTIHAIQYTDDEKVNLQLIVELIRHIVLKGEDGAILVFLPGWDNISTLNDLLMAQVMFKSDRFIIIPLHSLMPTVNQTQVFKTPPPGVRKIVIATNIAETSITIDDVVHVIDGGKLKETNYDTQNKIRTMTAEWVSHANAKQRKGRAGRVKPGYCYHLYNKLRESLLDDYQLPEIVRTPLEELCLQIKILKLGGIASFLQKVMDPPKREAIILAITHLQEMNALDKREELTPLGFHLARLPVEPHIGKMILFGALFCCLDPVLTIAASLSFKDPFIIPLGKEKLADSKRKELSQNTKSDHFTALNAYLGWEKAKHWGPRAEREYCWDYFLSANTLKMLGDMKGQFAEHLLGAGFVGSSYSKDPKSNINSENEKLIKAVICAGLYPKVAKIRCNRKKYKTTVKISTKADGRVCIHPKSVNVEETEFNHQWLVYHLKMKTSSIYLYDCTEVSPYSLLFFGGDISIQKDQDQDTIAVDEWIVFRSPPRIAHLVKDLKTELDSLLKEKIENPQPVDWDDTKSRDCAVLSAIIDLITTQESDEARNFDPSFPRRLL comes from the exons ATGAGTTATGAGCAGCGCAAGGGATGGGGCCGCGGAGGACGGGGCCGGGGGTCCTCTTACCACAATGAAGCCGGTTCTTCCCGGGAGTCCGGAGAAGGTGTGAGGGAAAGACCTCCGCCGCACCTGAGAGGGAGGGCCATAGGGCTGTGGTACGCCCGGAGACAGGGCCCCAAGAGCAGAGAGAAGGAGAGGCTGGAG AGGGCTGTGGTGCGGATGGATGAATCCAGAGAGCAGCAGATCACACGACTTCTGAACTCTGTTCAAGCACAAAGTAAAGCAGTGAAGCAGGAGCCGTCCTCAGAAGAGTCCTGGTGGGCTAGTGAAAATGAAAG AAATAGTGTTGTCCCTCAAATCAAACTACCAGAAGACATGGTGAAAGATTCCTGGGATGACGATGAAGACGACAACGATGCTGCTGTCGCTGAAGAGAAATTATCTGAATCCTGCTATGGTGAAAATAGAGTCAATGCAGCCTTGGACCGACGACTTAAAGAAGAGCTCCGAGAGAAGAGGACAGATCGCAGATACCTTGATATGCAG AGATTTCGTGAGAAGTTGCCTTCATACAACATGAAAGAG GAGATCATTAAAATGACACAAGGCAATCAAGTGACAGTGATAAGTGGAGAGACCGGCTGCGGGAAGACCACACAAGTAACTCAGTTTATTCTGGATGACTACATCAACAGAGGGAAAGGTTCTGCTTGTCACATTGTGTGCACTCAGCCCAGAAGAATCAGCGCCATTTCT GTAGCAGAACGTGTGGCTGCAGAGCGAGCTGAACCGTGCGGCAGGGGACAGAGCACAGGTTACCAAATACGTCTTGAAAG TCAGTTGCCACGGAAACAAGGCTCTATTTTGTACTGTACAACCGGCATAGTCCTTCAGTGGCTTCAGTCAGATCA ACAGTTGTCCGGTGTCAGCCATATTGTGTTGGATGAAGTCCACGAAAGGAACTTGCAATCTGATATGCTTATGGCAATAGTAAAAGATCTTCTCAAGTGCCGTGCAGATCTGAAGGTCATATTGATGAGCGCTACACTGAACGCTGAAAAGTTTTCTCAGTATTTTG ATGGCTGTCCCATGCTGCATATTCCTGGCTTAACCTTCCCTGTTAAAGAGTATCTCCTGGAGGATGTGTATGAAATGGTaaa ATTTTGTCCTGAGGAAAGTGGTTGCAGACCGCCTTCGAATAGACGATTCATGCAGGGACGTAACATTCGCCCAGAAAAGGCTGAAAAAGAAGAGATCTACAGGGAGCGCTTCCCAGAATATCTGCGCCGACTTCAAGGAAA ATATTCTGAAAGTACGATACATGCCATACAGTATACGGATGATGAAAAAGTTAACCTTCAACTTATAGTTGAGCTCATCAGACATATTGTTTTGAAGGGggag GATGGCGCAATCTTAGTTTTCCTTCCAGGCTGGGATAACATTAGCACACTCAATGATTTACTGATGGCACAAGTCATGTTCAAGTCGG ATCGGTTCATTATTATCCCTTTACATTCCCTGATGCCAACTGTTAATCAAACACAG GTTTTCAAGACTCCTCCTCCTGGTGTCCGGAAAATTGTAATAGCAACCAACATTGCAGAGACCAG TATTACCATAGATGATGTGGTACATGTCATAGATGGAGGCAAATTAAAGGAGACCAACTATGACACCCAAAATAAAATCCGCACCATGACGGCTGAGTGGGTTAGCCATGCAAATGCCAAGCAGAGGAAAGGACGAGCTGGCAG AGTAAAACCAGGGTACTGCTATCATCTGTACAACAAGCTGAGGGAAAGTCTGCTGGATGATTATCAGCTGCCAGAAATAGTTCGGACGCCGCTGGAAGAACTCTGCCTTCAGATAAAG ATTCTAAAACTGGGAGGTATCGCCTCTTTTCTTCAGAAAGTGATGGACCCACCAAAAAGGGAAGCGATAATCCTAGCAATAACTCATCTTCAGGAAATG AATGCCCTTGATAAGCGCGAGGAGTTGACACCACTTGGCTTTCACTTGGCACGCCTGCCAGTGGAGCCACATATTGGCAAGATGATTCTCTTTGGTGCTCTGTTCTGCTGTTTGGATCCAGTGTTAACAATTGCAGCAAGTCTCAGCTTCAAGGACCCTTTTATTATTCCTTTG GGAAAGGAGAAACTTGCAGATTCCAAAAGAAAGGAGTTGTCACAGAATACGAAAAGTGACCATTTCACTGCTCTGAATGCATATTTG GGCTGGGAGAAAGCAAAGCATTGGGGACCAAGAGCAGAACGGGAGTATTGCTGGGACTACTTTTTGTCTGCCAACACCCTAAAG ATGTTGGGAGACATGAAGGGGCAGTTTGCTGAACATCTGCTAGGAGCTGGCTTTGTGGGTAGCAGTTACTCCAAAGATCCTAAATCCAACATCAATTCAG AGAATGAGAAGCTCATCAAGGCTGTGATATGTGCCGGACTCTACCCCAAGGTGGCTAAGATTCGATGTAACcgtaaaaaatacaaaacaac GGTAAAAATCTCAACGAAGGCGGATGGAAGGGTCTGCATTCATCCCAAGTCTGTCAATGTAGAGGAGACAGAATTTAATCATCAATGGCTGGTCTATCACCTAAAAATGAAAACTAGCAGT ATTTACCTGTACGACTGCACCGAGGTCTCCCCGTATTCGCTGCTTTTCTTTGGAGGCGATATTTCCATTCAGAAGGACCAGGACCAGGACACCATAGCAGTAGATGAATGGATTGTCTTCCGGTCCCCTCCTCGAATTGCTCATTTAGTTAAG GATTTGAAGACCGAGTTAGATTCACTTTTAAAAGAGAAGATTGAGAATCCTCAGCCTGTGGACTGGGATGATACCAAATCTAGAGACTGTGCTGTTCTCTCGGCTATCATAGATCTCATCACCACACAGGAGAGTGACGAAGCAAGAAACTTTGATCCGTCATTTCCACGGCGCCTGCTATAG